Proteins co-encoded in one Stutzerimonas stutzeri genomic window:
- a CDS encoding PAS domain-containing protein: MPQRPPFEALFRTSPNAYLLLDPALTILDANEAYLRLTSRTLEDLVGRRIHEAFAANPQVPETSHVDELLESFARVLRSKAADTLPIIRYSIAESSADGAPHQDRYWSATHTPVLDDQGEIAAILQHTMDITELQTLKASLRSADIGGQPLQQVEASIISRARSMQDEGNQLRQLFAQAPGFICFLRGPEHVFELVNEAYQQLTGHRELIGKRVLDGLPELAGQAFVGLLDQVYQTGEPYIGRGTRAMLQRRPDMPPEEVFVDFVFQPVLERDGQVSGIFVQGSDVTEQRRNEQELQAHRERLEDLVRERTQELTHSESERRIAEAALMQSQKLEAVGKLTGGIAHDFNNMLQIIGGNLQLLRRNIGADETAQRRLDSAVGGVEKGARLASQLLAFASRQPLQPQPVDLGELLGDMSELLNGALGRAVQVDVDTQPGLWPVCADVGNLQAAILNLAVNARDAMVGGGALSLRLRNRELTAEQLAGQPDLAAGAYVELSVVDEGEGMSPEVLSRAFEPFFTTRQAANASGLGLSMVYGFVKQSGGFVVLDSEVGRGTSVRVYLPGSVAERREAVGVSHAEPSAVDASDAAGAAQEQPGGLAILFVEDDPTLRMLTGEVMEELGHDVSLCESAEAALELLDKRRFDVLLTDVGLTGMSGIELVRQARARDAALSMVIASGYAISARDEGLEDLRTMLKPYDIHQVRSLLDDIQVERSRSGSVG, encoded by the coding sequence ATGCCGCAACGCCCACCGTTCGAGGCACTGTTCAGGACGTCTCCGAACGCTTATCTGCTGTTGGATCCGGCGCTCACCATTCTGGATGCCAACGAGGCGTATCTGCGGCTGACGTCGCGTACGCTCGAGGATCTTGTCGGCCGGCGCATCCATGAGGCCTTCGCGGCCAACCCGCAGGTGCCGGAAACGAGCCATGTCGACGAACTGCTGGAATCGTTTGCCCGGGTGCTGCGCAGCAAGGCGGCCGATACGTTACCCATCATTCGCTATTCGATCGCCGAGAGCTCGGCGGATGGCGCGCCACACCAGGACCGATACTGGAGCGCTACACACACGCCGGTGCTCGACGATCAGGGTGAGATCGCTGCCATCTTGCAGCACACGATGGACATTACCGAACTGCAGACGCTGAAAGCGTCGCTGCGCTCGGCGGATATCGGCGGCCAGCCCTTGCAGCAGGTCGAGGCCTCGATCATTTCTCGCGCCAGATCGATGCAGGACGAGGGCAATCAGCTGCGCCAGCTGTTCGCTCAAGCGCCGGGCTTCATCTGCTTTCTGCGCGGTCCGGAACATGTCTTCGAACTGGTCAACGAGGCCTATCAACAGCTTACGGGGCATCGCGAGCTGATCGGCAAGCGGGTGCTCGATGGTCTGCCTGAGCTGGCGGGGCAGGCCTTCGTGGGGTTGCTGGACCAGGTCTACCAAACCGGCGAGCCCTACATCGGCAGGGGCACGCGGGCGATGCTGCAGCGGCGTCCCGATATGCCACCTGAAGAGGTCTTCGTCGATTTCGTGTTCCAGCCGGTCCTCGAGCGAGACGGCCAGGTCTCCGGTATTTTCGTTCAGGGCAGTGACGTGACCGAGCAGCGGCGCAACGAGCAGGAGCTGCAGGCGCACCGTGAGCGACTGGAGGATCTGGTCCGTGAGCGAACACAGGAATTGACGCATAGCGAATCCGAGCGACGCATTGCCGAGGCGGCTCTGATGCAGTCACAGAAGCTCGAGGCGGTTGGCAAGCTGACCGGTGGGATCGCCCATGACTTCAACAACATGCTGCAGATCATTGGTGGAAACCTGCAGCTGTTACGCCGCAATATCGGCGCCGACGAGACGGCCCAGCGCCGCCTCGATTCGGCAGTCGGCGGGGTGGAAAAGGGCGCTCGTCTGGCTTCCCAGCTGCTCGCTTTCGCCAGCCGCCAGCCGCTTCAGCCGCAGCCGGTCGACCTGGGCGAGCTGCTCGGCGACATGAGCGAGTTGTTGAATGGCGCGTTGGGCCGGGCAGTGCAAGTCGATGTCGATACCCAGCCGGGCCTCTGGCCGGTTTGCGCCGATGTCGGCAATCTGCAAGCGGCGATACTCAATCTGGCGGTCAACGCCCGGGATGCGATGGTGGGGGGAGGTGCTTTGTCCCTGCGTCTGCGCAACCGCGAGCTGACTGCCGAACAGCTTGCAGGTCAGCCGGATCTGGCGGCGGGCGCATACGTGGAGCTGAGCGTTGTCGACGAAGGCGAAGGGATGAGTCCCGAGGTCTTGTCGCGTGCGTTCGAGCCGTTCTTCACCACGCGCCAGGCCGCCAATGCCTCGGGCCTGGGGCTGAGCATGGTTTACGGCTTCGTCAAGCAGAGTGGCGGTTTCGTCGTGCTCGACAGCGAGGTGGGGCGCGGTACCTCGGTCCGGGTTTATTTGCCTGGTAGCGTTGCTGAGCGCCGGGAGGCAGTCGGGGTATCGCACGCGGAGCCATCGGCCGTCGACGCTTCGGATGCTGCAGGGGCAGCGCAGGAGCAGCCTGGCGGTCTGGCTATTCTGTTCGTAGAAGACGATCCGACGTTGCGCATGCTTACTGGCGAGGTGATGGAAGAACTCGGGCATGATGTCAGCCTTTGCGAGTCGGCGGAGGCGGCGCTGGAGTTGCTCGATAAGCGCCGCTTCGACGTGCTGCTGACCGATGTAGGGCTGACCGGCATGAGCGGAATCGAGCTGGTGCGGCAGGCCAGGGCGCGCGATGCGGCGCTCAGCATGGTAATCGCGTCCGGCTATGCCATCAGCGCACGCGATGAAGGCCTCGAGGACTTGCGGACCATGCTCAAGCCCTACGATATCCATCAGGTCCGGTCCTTGCTCGACGATATTCAGGTCGAGCGGTCGCGTTCCGGCTCGGTGGGCTGA
- the rpsF gene encoding 30S ribosomal protein S6, which produces MRHYEIIFLVHPDQSEQVGGMVERYTKLIEEDGGKIHRLEDWGRRQLAYAINNVHKAHYVMLNVECSGKALAELEDNFRYNDAVIRNLVIRRDEAVTEQSEMLKAEENRSERRERRDRPESDSADNDSDSDSRDNNADE; this is translated from the coding sequence ATGCGTCATTACGAAATCATCTTTCTGGTCCACCCCGACCAGAGCGAGCAGGTTGGCGGCATGGTGGAGCGTTACACCAAGCTGATCGAAGAAGACGGTGGCAAAATCCATCGCCTGGAAGACTGGGGCCGTCGTCAGCTGGCTTACGCCATCAACAACGTTCACAAGGCTCACTACGTGATGCTGAACGTCGAGTGCAGCGGCAAGGCACTGGCCGAGCTGGAAGACAACTTCCGCTACAACGACGCCGTCATCCGTAACCTGGTCATCCGTCGCGACGAAGCCGTGACCGAACAGTCCGAGATGCTCAAGGCCGAGGAAAACCGCAGCGAGCGCCGTGAGCGTCGTGATCGCCCTGAATCTGACTCTGCCGACAACGACAGTGACAGCGACAGCCGCGACAACAACGCTGACGAGTAA
- the rplI gene encoding 50S ribosomal protein L9 yields the protein MEVILLEKVANLGNLGDKVNVKSGYGRNYLLPQRKATAATPANIAEFEARRAELEKAAAERKASAETRAAQLAELEVTITATAGDEGKLFGSIGTHDIADALTASGVEVAKSEIRLPNGTIRQVGEYDVAVHLHTDVEATVKLIVIAG from the coding sequence ATGGAAGTCATCCTGCTGGAAAAAGTCGCAAACCTGGGCAACCTGGGCGACAAGGTAAACGTCAAGTCTGGTTACGGCCGCAACTACCTGCTGCCGCAGCGCAAGGCTACTGCTGCAACCCCGGCCAACATCGCCGAGTTCGAAGCTCGCCGTGCGGAACTGGAAAAAGCGGCTGCCGAGCGTAAGGCTTCTGCCGAAACGCGTGCTGCTCAGCTGGCCGAGCTGGAAGTCACCATCACTGCTACCGCAGGCGATGAGGGCAAACTGTTCGGTTCCATCGGTACGCATGACATCGCCGACGCGCTGACCGCCTCCGGCGTGGAAGTGGCCAAGAGCGAAATCCGTCTGCCGAACGGCACCATCCGTCAGGTTGGTGAGTACGACGTGGCCGTGCACCTGCACACCGACGTTGAAGCGACCGTCAAGCTGATCGTGATCGCAGGCTGA
- the rpsR gene encoding 30S ribosomal protein S18 codes for MARFFRRRKFCRFTAENVKEIDYKDLNTLKAYISETGKIVPSRITGTKARYQRQLATAIKRARFLALLPYTDSHGR; via the coding sequence ATGGCACGTTTTTTCCGCCGTCGTAAGTTCTGCCGTTTCACTGCAGAAAACGTGAAAGAGATCGACTACAAGGATCTCAACACGCTGAAGGCCTACATTTCCGAAACCGGCAAGATCGTTCCTAGCCGTATCACCGGAACCAAAGCACGTTATCAGCGCCAGCTGGCTACCGCTATCAAGCGCGCCCGCTTCCTGGCCCTGCTGCCCTACACCGACAGCCACGGCCGTTGA